Proteins encoded together in one Epinephelus lanceolatus isolate andai-2023 chromosome 4, ASM4190304v1, whole genome shotgun sequence window:
- the frya gene encoding protein furry homolog isoform X3: protein MASQQDSGFFEISIKSLLKSWSGTSPVGNGYIKPPIPPVCCPQGEKGPPAMMPISIDPESKPGEYVLKSLFANFTTMSERKIRIIMAEPLEKPLTKSLQRGEDPQFDQLISTMSSLAEYCLPSILRTLFDWYKRQNGLEEELHEYRPRANTKSKNDEQQRDYLLERRDLAIDFIFSLVLIEVLKQMPLHPVLDSLVNEVINLAFKHFRYKEGYHGPNTGNMHTVADLYAEIIGVLAQSKFPAVKKKFMTELKELRQKEQSPYVVQSTISLIMGVKFFRVKMYPVEDFEASFQFMQECAQYFLEVKDKDIKHALAGLFVEILVPVAAAVKNEVNVPCLRNFVDSLYDTTLDLSSRKKHSLAFYPLVTCLLCVSQKQFFLNRWHVFLNNCLSNLKSRDTKMARVALESLYRLLWVYMIRIKCESNTATQGRLNTIITTLFPKGSRSVVPRDMPLNIFVKIIQFIAQERLDFAMKEIIFDLLCVGKPAKAFSLNPERMNIGLRAFLVIADKLQQKDGEPPMPNTGCTLPSGNTLRVKKTYLSKTLTDEEAKVIGMSQYYFNVRKAIDNILRHLDKEVGRCMMMTNAQMLNKEPEDMITGERKPKIDLFRTCVAAIPRILPDGMSKPELIDLLSRLTIHMDDELRLIAQNSLQSLLVDFSDWRDDVLFGFTNFLLREVQDTHQGLLDTSLKLLLQLLTQWKITLAAPGKSYDTAKVHTAELLQTSSSLKIPAERGPHSTVLHAVEGLALVLLCSCQLSTRRLAIAILKEIRSLFMTIGQSEDDDKPMIEIMDQLSPVILESFVNVAVSDAAILPAGHHVDLQWLVEWNALLVNSHYDIRSPSHVWIFAQSVKDPWVLCVYSLLRQDNLPKHCPTALSYAWPYAFTRMQILMPLVDPNNPVYAKKTSTSGSGDNYVTLWRNYLILCFGVAKPSIMSPGHLRASTPEITAATPDSGVSYDNKVIGSPSVAWLLKQLVPLMRAESIELTESLVLGFGRTNSLVFRELVEELHPLMKEALERRPENKKRRERRDLLRLQLLRIFELLADAGVISDSTNGALERDTLALGALFLEYVDLTRMLLEAENDKDAEILKDIRAHFSAMVANLIQCVPVHHRRFLFPQQSLRHHLFILFSQWAGPFSIMFTPLDRYSDRNHQITRYQYCALKAMSAVLCCGPVFDNVGLSPDGYLYKWLDNILACQDQRVHQLGCEVVILLLELNADQVNLFNWAVDRCYTGSYQLTSGCFRAIATVCGSRNYPSDIVTLLNLVLFKASDTNREIYEISMQLMQILEAKLFVYSKKIAEQKPNSILYGTHGPLPPLYSVSLPQLSSQLARMYPELTLPLFSEVSQRFPTTHPNGRQIMLTYLLPWLGNIELVDSGLLLPVFTPCTSDYDASIRTTSTGSSHQLKGTGWGSLQATSMVLNNLMFMTAKYGDDLPGQEMENAWNTLVSNEKWSNNLRTALQFLISLCGVSSDTTLLPYIKKVVIYLCRNNTMQTMEELIFELQQTDPVNPVVQHCDSPPFYRFTATSKASTAASGTTSSSNTVVAGQESFPDTDDTKTVKENEERLSHIMRAHNRLESRYSNSSGGSYDEDKSEPLPPYADWLIVVIETNHPHPLPMPLNGGCWAPLVDFLPETITPRGPLHRCNIAVIFMTEMVVDHSVREDWAMHLPLLLHALFLGMDHYRPEVFEHSKRLLLHLLITLSCNNNFQAIASVLLQTREINGTKTLTCKQSLQPEYLPSGGCFDFLRECQASPVPDSGLSSSSTSSSLSLGGSSNNLPEISHEVEELVASNKMDEKTNKLIEFLTTRAYGPLWCHEDISSKNQTSKSTGQLTNFLRHVVSVFKDSKSDYHLEQQLSDVALQTALCSSSRHYAGRSFQVFRALRQPISAHAVSNLLSRLVEVVGEHGEEVQGYVMEVLLTLESVVDNLAECLKNNDLMAIMTRASSPDFLTSIKLLSNRKSTGQLNLRREERSRHQRSSSVPKKFGEADRWSDPPRSATLDRIQACEQQALLAKTRSSSSSKDNINDPTNINHPSNLLATIFWVAVSLMESDFEFEYQMSLRLLNKLLGHMSLDKQENREKLEKLQSQLQWSSFTGLQQLLLKGFTSVSTTDLTLQLFCQLTPVSRVPVVDTSQAIGFPLNVLCLLPHLVQNFDCPTQFCQDVAEKIAQVCLEEKNTKLANLAHVMTLYKTHSYTRDCFSWVNVVCRYLHEAFSDITLNLVTYMAELLEKGLPSMQQTLLQIIYSLLSHMDLSGIQAKPFNMEVLKTIETFVQTAHWGEALNILKLVVSRSASLVQPSFPQSDLSYEDISRVWDRSSKALPGKTLDFYFDISETPVIGRRYDDLQRSPGQDVKSRTTVVTRSTSSTSSGSTSNNVLVPVSWKRPQSSQKRTREKLVNVLSLCGQEVGLTKNPSVIFSSCGELDLMEHQPSLVSSDDGTREPDNTDDTTSEQQFRVFRDFDFLDVELEDGEGETMDNFNWGVRRRSMDSLDRSDLQPLEESQLSSSMPSLSKITHEDSDESSEEDSLIASQILSHSQLMVNLSPTAETNNRDSPSAFFDTTSADSTPLNTKNPSFEVQLPEDSKQRHDVSQEDEDANVHEDDVSLSISELPLEFHCGDSLTMDMVHVDYKGELDLDSCLPSLAEEERDDLLESRSSPPPSPFFSAILAAFQPAVCDDAEEAWRSHINQLVSDSDGSCAVYTFHVFSSLFQNIQTKFCSLTCDAVSYLGDGLRGLGSKLLRSSQMLTSCSECPTLFIDADTIMSYGFLEKMKFSVLELQEYLDTYNNRKEAALTWLNNCKATFPRSAGGTVITCQPADHEDKQMESLAQLELCQRLYKLHFQLLLLFQSYCKLIEQVHAISSIPELTNMSRELNELKSNLRVAAALVTNDEIAAHESSNSEPIFSSSEAAVQAILECLKNSEFPMAIRNIRECRTKWPNDIFGSHSEDEVQTLLNIYFRHQTLGQTGTFALVGSKQDLTEISIKLMELNGEIRDMIRRAQGYRAITAFLPDSRVSGSTL from the exons CTTCGCCCGTGGGGAACGGATACATTAAACCCCCCATCCCTCCAGTCTGCTGTCCTCAGGGAGAGAAGGGTCCCCCAGCCATGATGCCCATCAGCATTGACCCGGAGAGCAAGCCGGGCGAGTACGTCCTCAAGAGCCTTTTCGCCAACTTCACCACCATGTCGGAGCGCAAGATCCGCATCATCATGGCTGAGCCACTG GAAAAGCCATTAACTAAGTCACTGCAGAGGGGAGAAGATCCTCAGTTTGACCAA CTGATAAGCACCATGAGCTCTTTGGCTGAGTACTGTCTCCCCTCCATCCTGCGCACGTTGTTTGACTGGTACAAAAGACAAAATGGACTAGAGGAGGAGTTGCACGAGTACCGGCCCAGAGCCAACACCAAGTCCAAAAA CgatgagcagcagagagatTATCTACTTGAACGGAGGGATTTGGCCATCGACTTCATCTTCTCTCTTGTGCTCATAGAAGTTTTGAAACAG ATGCCGCTTCACCCGGTCCTTGACAGTTTGGTCAATGAAGTCATTAACTTAGCATTTAAGCACTTTAGATACAAAGAAGG GTATCATGGTCCCAACACTGGCAACATGCACACTGTAGCAGACCTCTATGCTGAAATCATAGGAGTATTAGCCCAGTCCAA gttTCCTGCTGTGAAGAAGAAGTTCATGACTGAGCTAAAGGAGTTGCGACAGAAAGAGCAAAGTCCATATGTCGTGCAGAGTACTATTAGCCTCATCATGGGGGTCAAGTTCTTCCGAGTTAAGATGTATCCTGTCGAGGATTTTGAAGCCTCTTTTCAGTTCATGCAG GAGTGTGCCCAGTATTTCCTGGAAGTCAAGGACAAGGACATTAAGCACGCCTTGGCTGGTCTCTTTGTTGAAATTTTGGTTCCTGTGGCAGCA GCCGTGAAGAACGAGGTGAATGTACCATGCCTGAGGAACTTTGTGGACAGCTTGTACGACACAACCCTGGACCTGTCCTCCAGAAAGAAGCACTCACTG GCGTTTTACCCCTTGGTGACGTGCCTGCTGTGTGTCAGCCAGAAACAGTTCTTCCTCAACAGATGGCATGTCTTCCTCAACAACTGCCTTTCAAATCTGAAG AGCAGAGACACTAAAATGGCTCGTGTTGCATTAGAGTCCCTCTATCGGCTGCTGTGGGTCTACATGATCAGGATCAAGTGTGAGAGCAACACTGCAACACAGGG TCGCCTCAACACCATAATCACAACACTTTTCCCCAAAGGATCTCGCAGTGTGGTACCAAGAGACATGCCTCTCAATATCTTTGTCAAAATCATCCAGTTTATTGCAcag gaAAGGCTTGATTTTGCCATGAAAGAGATTATCTTTGACCTTCTTTGTGTTGGGAAACCTGCAAAAGCCTTTAGTCTTAATCCAGAG AGAATGAATATTGGTCTGAGAGCATTCCTGGTCATAGCTGATAAACTGCAGCAGAAGGACGGCGAGCCCCCCATGCCTAACACTGGTTGCACTTTACCCTCTGGAAATACACTCCGagtgaagaaaacatacttgaGCAAAACGCTGACAGATGAGGAGGCCAAAGTCATCG GCATGTCACAGTATTACTTCAATGTGCGGAAGGCTATTGACAACATCCTCAGACACCTTGACAAGGAGGTGGGCCGGTGCATGATGATGACTAATGCTCAGATGTTGAACAAAGAGCCTGAGGACATGATCAC AGGTGAAAGGAAGCCCAAGATTGACTTGTTCAGGACGTGTGTCGCTGCCATTCCTCGCATCCTGCCTGATGGGATGTCCAAGCCTGAGCTCATAGACCTGCTCTCTCG GTTGACAATCCACATGGATGACGAGCTGCGACTGATAGCCCAGAATTCCCTGCAAAGTCTGCTGGTTGATTTCTCTGACTGGCGTGACGATGTTCTGTTTGGATTCACTAACTTCCTGTTACGTGAGGTCCAAGACACTCACCAGGGACTGTTAGACACGTCCCTGAAattactgctgcagctgctcacaCAGTGGAAAATAACCCTAGCCGCCCCAGGGAAGAGCTATGACACCGCTAAAGTACACACTGCGGAG CTGTTGCAGACCAGCTCAAGTCTTAAGATACCTGCAGAGCGCGGCCCTCACTCCACTGTCCTGCACGCCGTGGAGGGACTGGCGCTCGTCctgctctgctcctgtcagctgagcACCCGCAGACTTGCCATTGCCATACTGAAAGAAATAAGAAGTCTGTTTATGACCATCGGGCAGTCGGAG GATGATGATAAACCAATGATAGAGATCATGGACCAGCTCAGCCCTGTGATCCTGGAGAGTTTCGTCAACGTTGCAGTCTCTGACGCA GCCATCCTGCCAGCTGGTCACCATGTGGACCTTCAGTGGCTCGTGGAGTGGAACGCACTGCTTGTAAACAGTCATTATGACATCAGGAGCCCCTCGCATGTGTGGATCTTTGCCCAGTCTGTGAAGGACCCCTGGGTTCTGTGTGTATACAGCCTGCTCCGACAGGACAACCTGCCCAAGCACTGCCCCACAGCTCTCAGCTACGCCTGGCCCTACGCCTTCACTCGAATGCAGATACTCATGCCCCTGGTAGACCCAAA CAACCCAGTGTATGCGAAGAAGACCAGCACGTCTGGCAGCGGGGACAATTACGTAACCCTGTGGCGAAACTATCTGATCCTTTGCTTTGGGGTGGCCAAGCCCAGTATCATGAGCCCCGGCCATCTGAGAGCATCGACACCTGAGATCACAGCCGCCACACCCGACAGTGGTGTCAGCTACGATAACAAG GTTATCGGGAGTCCATCTGTGGCTTGGCTTCTGAAGCAGTTGGTGCCACTGATGAGGGCAGAGAGCATTGAGCTGACAGAGTCGTTAGTTTTGGGCTTTGGTCGCACCAATTCCCTTGTATTCAG GGAACTTGTGGAAGAGCTACATCCCCTAATGAAAGAAGCGTTAGAAAGAAGACCAGAG AACAAGAAGCGTCGTGAGCGACGAGACCTGCtgagactgcagctgctgcggaTCTTTGAGCTGCTGGCTGATGCAGGTGTCATCAGTGACAG TACAAATGGAGCTCTGGAACGTGACACCCTTGCTCTGGGCGCTCTGTTCCTGGAGTATGTGGATCTAACCCGGATGCTCCTGGAAGCTGAGAATGACAAAGATGCAGAGATCCTCAAGGACATTCGAGCTCACTTCAGCGCCATGGTGGCCAACCTCATCCAGTGTGTTCCAG TGCACCACAGGCGCTTCCTGTTTCCCCAGCAGAGCCTGCGGCATcacctcttcatcctcttcagTCAGTGGGCCGGCCCTTTCAGCATCATGTTCACCCCTCTGGACCGCTACAGTGACAGGAATCACCAGATCACAAGATATCAATATTGTGCCCTAAAG GCCATgtctgctgtgctgtgctgcggGCCTGTATTTGATAACGTTGGCCTCTCTCCAGACGGATACCTCTATAAGTGGCTGGATAATATACTCGCCTGCCAGGATCAGCGG GTCCACCAGCTTGGCTGTGAAGTTGTCATCCTGCTCCTGGAGCTCAATGCCGACCAGGTCAACCTGTTCAACTGGGCGGTGGATCGCTGCTATACAGGCTCCTATCAGCTCACCTCAGGATGCTTCAGAGCCATCGCAACAGTCTGTGGCAGCAG AAACTACCCAAGTGACATCGTAACACTGCTGAATCTGGTCCTCTTCAAAGCatcagacacaaacagagaaaTCTATGAGATTTCAATGCAACTAATGCAG ATTCTTGAAGCCAAGTTGTTTGTGTACTCCAAGAAGATTGCAGAGCAGAAGCCAAACAGTATCCTCTATGGCACCCATGGTCCACTGCCACCTCTCTACAGCGTCTCCCTGCCTCAGCTCTCCAGCCAGCTGGCCAGGATGTATCCTGAACTCACACTTCCTCTCTTCTCAG AGGTTAGCCAGAGATTCCCCACCACTCATCCCAATGGGAGGCAGATCATGCTAACCTACCTCCTGCCTTGGCTCGGTAACATCGAGCTGGTGGATAGCGGCCTACTGCTCCCGGTCTTCACACCATGCACCTCAGACTATGACGCTTCTATCCGGACGACCAGCACGGGTTCATCCCATCAACTGAAGGGCACTGGCTGGGGATCCTTACAGGCTACCTCTATGGTTCTCAATAATCTCATGTTCATGACTGCCAAG TATGGAGATGACCTGCCTGGACAGGAGATGGAAAACGCCTGGAATACTTTAGTCAGTAATGAGAAGTGGAGCAACAATCTGAGAACAGCACTGCAGTTTCTCATCAGCTTATGTGGTGTCAGCAGCGACACCACCCTCCTGCCATAT ATCAAGAAGGTGGTGATCTATCTGTGCCGGAACAACACCATGCAAACCATGGAGGAGTTGATATTTGAGTTACAACAAACAGACCCGGTCAACCCTGTGGTGCAGCACTGTGATAGCCCCCCTTTCTATCGCTTCACTGCCACGAGCAAGGCCTCCACAGCAGCTTCag gtaCCACATCAAGCAGCAATACTGTTGTTGCAGGCCAGGAGAGCTTTCCTGACACAGATGATACCAAGACTGTGAAGGAGAATGAGGAGAG GCTAAGCCACATAATGAGAGCTCACAACCGCCTGGAGTCACGCTACAGCAACAGCTCCGGAGGATCTTATGATGAAGATAAGA GTGAACCACTGCCTCCCTATGCTGACTGGCTGATAGTTGTCATTGAGACCAATCACCCCCATCCTCTGCCCATGCCTCTGAATGGAGGATGTTGGGCTCCGCTGGTGGACTTTTTGCCAGAGACCATCACTCCCAGAGGACCACTGCACAG gTGTAACATAGCAGTGATCTTCATGACAGAGATGGTGGTGGACCACAGTGTGAGAGAGGACTGGGCCATGCACTTGCCTTTACTGCTGCATGCCTTGTTTTTGG GTATGGATCACTACCGTCCAGAGGTGTTTGAGCACAGCAAAcgtctcctcctccacctcctcatcaCGTTGTCCTGCAACAACAACTTCCAGGCCATCGCCTCAGTCTTACTGCAGACACGTGAGATCAACGGCACCAAGACCCTCACCTGCAAGCAAAGTCTTCAGCCGGAGTATTTACCTTCAG GAGGATGTTTTGACTTCCTGCGGGAGTGTCAGGCGTCTCCTGTGCCAGACTCTGGCCTGAGTTCTTCTTCCACATCGTCCAGTTTGAGTCTGGGAGGCAGCAGCAACAACCTGCCGGAGATCTCACATGAGGTGGAGGAGCTGGTGGCTTCCAATAAAATGGACGAGAAGACTAACAAGCTCATTGAGTTTTTAACCACAAG AGCATATGGACCACTGTGGTGCCATGAAGACATTTCATCAAAGAACCAAACTTCAAAAAGTACTGGGCAGCTGACAAACTTTCTGCGACATGTGGTGTCTGTGTTCAAAGACTCTAAGTCAG ATTATCACCTGGAGCAGCAGCTCAGTGACGTGGCACTGCAGACGGCCTTGTGCAGTTCCTCACGTCACTACGCTGGCCGTTCCTTCCAGGTGTTTCGAGCCCTCCGCCAGCCCATCTCTGCCCACGCTGTGTCCAACCTGCTGTCAAGGCTAGTGGAAGTCGTCGGTGAACATGGAGAAGAAGTGCAG gGCTATGTGATGGAGGTGCTACTTACACTGGAATCTGTGGTGGATAACTTGGCTGAATGTCTCAAGAACAACGATCTCATGGCTATCATGACAAG AGCCTCATCTCCAGATTTCCTCACCAGTATCAAGCTGCTGTCCAACAGGAAGAGCACAGGGCAGCTCAATCTTAGAAGAGAAGAAAGGAGCCGACATCAGAGGAGCTCCTCTGTCCCCAAgaagtttggagaggcagacagGTGGTCTGATCCACCCCGCAGCGCTACGCTGGACCGCATCCAAGCCTGTGAACAGCAGGCTTTGTTAGCCAAAACACGCAGCTCGTCCTCATCTAAAGATAACATCAATGACCCAACCAACATCAACCATCCCAGCAACCTGCTGGCCACCATCTTTTGGGTGGCAGTGTCACTGATGGAGTCGGACTTTGAATTTGAGTATCAGATGTCTTTGAGACTGTTGAATAAGCTGCTGGGCCACATGTCGCTCGACAAACAGGAAAACAGGGAGAAGCTGGAGAAACTGCAGAGCCAGCTTCAGTGGAGCAGCTTTACTGGGctccagcagctgctgctgaagGGCTTCACCTCCGTGTCCACCACTGACCTCACGCTCCAGCTCTTCTGCCAACTCACACCTGTATCACGAGTGCCTGTAGTGGACACGTCACAAGCCATAG GTTTCCCTTTGAATGTTCTCTGCCTGCTCCCACATCTTGTGCAGAACTTTGACTGCCCCACACAGTTCTGTCAAGATGTTGCTGAGAAGATAGCCCAG GTATGCCTTGAGGAGAAGAACACCAAGCTCGCCAACCTTGCTCACGTCATGACTCTGTACAAAACGCACTCCTACACACGAGACTGCTTTTCTTGGGTCAATGTGGTGTGTCGATATCTTCATGAAGCTTTCTCGGATATCACCCTCAACCTGGTCACTTACATGGCAGAG CTGTTGGAGAAGGGTCTCCCCAGTATGCAGCAGACCCTTTTACAAATCATCTACAGCCTCCTGAGTCACATGGACCTGAGTGGTATTCAAGCCAAACCCTTCAACATGGAGGTGCTCAAGACAATTGAGACATTTGTCCAG ACTGCCCATTGGGGGGAAGCATTGAATATCCTGAAGCTGGTGGTTTCTCGATCAGCCAGTTTGGTGCAGCCTTCATTCCCACAGAGTGACCTCTCCTATGAGGACATCAGCCGTGTGTGGGACCGCTCCTCCAAGGCCTTGCCTGGGAAAACGCTGGATTTCTACTTTGACATATCCGAG ACGCCTGTGATTGGCCGGCGTTACGATGACCTGCAGCGCTCTCCAGGCCAAGATGTGAAGAGCAGGACCACAGTAGTGACCCGTAGCACCTCCTCTACCTCCTCTGGATCCACTTCCAACAACGTCCTGGTGCCAGTCAGCTGGAAGAGGCCTCAGTCTTCACAG AAAAGAACACGGGAAAAACTGGTGAATGTGTTGTCTTTATGTGGACAAGAAGTGGGGCTCACAAAAAATCCTTCA GTGATCTTCTCCAGCTGTGGGGAGCTGGACCTCATGGAGCACCAGCCTAGCCTGGTTTCCTCCGATGATGGGACCCGGGAACCAGACAACACAGACGACACCACCTCAGAGCAGCAGTTCAGAGTTTTTAGAGACTTTGACTTCCTGGATGTGGAGCTTGAAGATGGAGAG GGAGAGACTATGGACAACTTCAATTGGGGTGTGCGCAGACGCTCCATGGACAGTCTGGACCGGAGTGACCTGCAGCCCCTGGAGGAGAGTCAGCTGTCCAGCAGCATGCCCAGCCTCAGCAAGATCACCCATGAAGACTCAGACGAGTCGTCTGAGGAAGATTCCCTCATCGCCAGCCAGATACTCTCCCACTCACAGCTT ATGGTCAATCTCTCTCCAACAGCAGAGACCAATAACAGGGACTCTCCCTCTGCCTTTTTTGATACAACTTCAGCTGATTCAACTCCCCTGAACACCAAAAATCCCAGTTTCGAGGTCCAACTGCCAGAGGACTCGAAGCAGCGG CATGATGTGTCGCAAGAAGATGAAGACGCAAATGTCCATGAGGATGACgtctctctctccatcagtGAACTGCCCCTTGAATTTCACTGTGGTGACAGTTTGACAATGGACATGGTTCACGTTGATTACAAGGGAGAACTGGACCTTGACAGCTGCTTACCCAG TCTGGCCGAGGAGGAAAGAGACGACCTACTTGAGTCCCGTTCTTCGCCGCCACCATCACCCTTCTTCTCGGCCATCCTCGCAGCTTTCCAGCCAGCAGTGTGCGATGATGCAGAGGAGGCTTGGCGAAGTCACATCAACCAGCTTGTGTCTGACTCAGATGGATCCTGTGCCGTTTACACTTTTCATGTGTTTTCCTCACTGTTCCAG AACATCCAGACCAAATTTTGTTCCTTAACCTGTGACGCTGTGAGTTACCTCGGAGATGGCCTGAGAGGACTGGGATCAAAGCTTTTGAGGTCTTCGCAGATGCTGACATCATGCTCAGAGTGCCCAACGCTATTTATCGATGCAGACACA ATTATGTCTTATGGATTCCTGGAAAAAATGAAATTCAGTGTGTTGGAACTTCAAGAGTATCTTGACACTTACAACAACCGAAAGGAGGCAGCTCTCACT TGGTTGAACAACTGTAAGGCCACCTTTCCCCGGAGTGCTGGGGGCACCGTGATAACATGTCAACCAGCAGATCATGAGGACAAG